The following coding sequences lie in one Vibrio casei genomic window:
- the moaA gene encoding GTP 3',8-cyclase MoaA has translation MGEHDGVSALSQADSKQFVDRYERKFYYLRLSITDVCNFKCTYCLPDGYHPTGRKNSSFLDQTEIKRIVNAFADCGTTKVRITGGEPTLRKDFTDIVASVADTRGIKKVAMTTNGYRIAKQVDSWKDAGLTNINVSVDSLDPKLFHQITGENKFHDVMNGIERALEIGYEQIKVNVVLLKQYNGNALPSFLHWIKSRPIQLRFIELMQTGEMDSLFQEQHQSGVSIRNHLIANGWLLKVKEANDGPAQVFIHPDYLGEIGLIMPYEKGFCETCNRLRVSATGKLHLCLFGEEGVELRDLLQQDEQEKDLIARIQGALNTKSVSHFLQEGKTGMTPHLASIGG, from the coding sequence ATAGGGGAGCATGATGGCGTATCGGCGTTATCACAAGCAGACAGCAAGCAGTTTGTTGATCGTTATGAGCGTAAATTTTACTATTTACGGTTATCGATTACGGATGTCTGTAATTTCAAATGTACTTATTGCCTTCCTGACGGTTATCATCCAACGGGACGAAAAAACTCGTCTTTTCTTGATCAAACAGAAATTAAACGCATTGTGAATGCGTTTGCTGATTGTGGTACCACTAAGGTTCGAATTACCGGTGGTGAACCGACATTACGGAAAGACTTTACTGATATTGTCGCGAGCGTTGCAGATACTCGTGGTATTAAAAAAGTGGCCATGACAACAAATGGCTACCGAATAGCTAAGCAAGTGGATAGCTGGAAAGACGCCGGGTTAACCAATATTAATGTCAGCGTAGACAGCCTTGATCCTAAACTGTTCCACCAAATTACCGGTGAGAATAAATTCCATGATGTGATGAACGGAATTGAAAGAGCATTGGAAATTGGCTATGAGCAAATCAAAGTCAACGTTGTATTACTCAAGCAATACAACGGTAATGCATTACCAAGCTTTCTTCATTGGATTAAATCCCGTCCTATTCAGTTGCGTTTTATTGAATTGATGCAAACGGGCGAAATGGATTCACTGTTTCAAGAGCAGCATCAATCAGGGGTGAGTATTCGTAATCACTTGATCGCGAATGGTTGGTTATTGAAAGTCAAAGAAGCCAATGATGGCCCTGCGCAAGTGTTTATTCACCCTGATTATCTAGGTGAAATTGGCCTTATCATGCCTTATGAAAAAGGCTTTTGTGAAACCTGTAATCGTCTGCGTGTCTCTGCGACAGGTAAGCTACACCTGTGCTTATTTGGTGAAGAAGGTGTTGAGTTGCGTGATTTACTCCAACAAGATGAGCAAGAAAAAGACCTTATCGCACGAATTCAAGGTGCGCTTAATACCAAATCTGTTAGCCACTTTTTACAAGAAGGCAAAACAGGTATGACGCCACATTTGGCTTCTATAGGCGGTTAA
- the yvcK gene encoding uridine diphosphate-N-acetylglucosamine-binding protein YvcK, protein MTIHKNKKVVAIGGGHGLGRMLAALKDFGSNATGIVATTDNGGSTGRIRQCQGGIAWGDTRNCINQLITEPNISSMMFEYRFRGQGELNGHNLGNLMLTALDNLSIRPLDAIHLICNMLKVEVNIVPMSEHPADLTALSKTGKWVRGETNVDDMSEPLQRLYVEPEVPATEEGIQAILEADCIILGPGSFLTSIMPPLLLPEIGKAIAKNTRAKVVFVENLDKEFGPAGMMNLEEKLKWCQRACNGRPVDILLGENCTQAIESGYQCIEVNLASPNHEWRHDRKKLQQEIEKIILQ, encoded by the coding sequence ATGACCATTCATAAAAATAAAAAAGTCGTTGCGATTGGTGGTGGGCATGGCTTAGGCCGTATGCTTGCTGCTTTGAAAGATTTTGGTTCCAATGCAACCGGGATTGTTGCGACAACCGATAACGGTGGCTCAACTGGGCGTATTCGTCAATGCCAAGGTGGGATAGCTTGGGGTGACACCCGTAACTGTATTAATCAGTTAATCACAGAACCTAATATTAGTTCGATGATGTTTGAGTATCGATTTAGAGGTCAAGGTGAGCTTAATGGGCATAATCTCGGCAATTTAATGCTGACCGCTTTAGATAACCTCTCTATCCGCCCTCTTGATGCCATCCACCTCATTTGTAATATGCTCAAAGTGGAAGTCAATATTGTTCCGATGTCTGAGCACCCAGCCGATCTCACTGCGCTATCAAAAACAGGTAAATGGGTCCGAGGTGAAACCAATGTGGATGACATGTCAGAGCCATTACAGCGTTTGTACGTTGAGCCAGAAGTACCCGCTACAGAAGAAGGCATTCAAGCTATTTTAGAAGCCGATTGCATTATTTTAGGTCCAGGAAGCTTTTTAACCAGTATTATGCCGCCATTATTACTGCCTGAAATAGGGAAAGCCATTGCAAAAAACACTCGAGCCAAAGTGGTGTTTGTGGAAAACCTTGATAAAGAATTTGGCCCTGCGGGCATGATGAATCTAGAAGAAAAGTTGAAATGGTGCCAACGCGCCTGCAACGGTAGGCCTGTCGATATTTTGCTCGGTGAAAACTGTACTCAAGCCATCGAATCAGGTTATCAATGTATTGAAGTCAATCTTGCTTCTCCTAATCATGAATGGCGACATGATCGTAAAAAACTCCAACAAGAAATTGAAAAAATCATCTTACAATGA
- the uvrB gene encoding excinuclease ABC subunit UvrB has protein sequence MSKLYQLESDYQPAGDQPKAIQQLSDGLDSGLAHQTLLGVTGSGKTFTLANVIAQAQRPTILLAPNKTLAAQLYGEMKAFFPHNAVEYFVSYYDYYQPEAYVPTTDTFIEKDSSVNAHIEQMRLSATKSLIERKDAIIVASVSAIYGLGDPDSYLKMMLHIRRGDILVQRDIIRRLAELQYSRNDMVFERGNFRVRGEVIDVFPADSEHDAIRLEMFDEEVECISIFDPLTGAIKQRDIARATIYPKTHYVTPREKILEAIEEIKIELVDRQKHLRDNNKLLEDQRITQRTQFDIEMMNEIGFCSGIENYSRYLSGRKEGEPPPTLFDYLPRDGLLIIDESHVTVPQIGAMYKGDRSRKETLVEFGFRLPSALDNRPLRFEEFEALAPQTIYVSATPSVYELEKSGGDVAEQVVRPTGLLDPEIEVRPVATQVDDLLSEIHKRVAVNERVLVTTLTKRMAEDLTEYLTEHDVKVRYLHSDIDTVERVEIIRDLRLGEFDVLVGINLLREGLDMPEVSLVAILDADKEGFLRSERSLIQTIGRAARNLKGKAILYGDSITKSMKKAIDETERRRAKQHAYNESLGTTPQALKKSIQDIMELGHVGTRKGKKASNVISLSKVAEQAANYQALSPQELDKQIAKLENEMYQHAQNLEFEQAAKKRDDIEQLREQFIVNS, from the coding sequence ATGAGTAAGCTTTATCAATTAGAATCAGATTATCAGCCCGCAGGTGATCAGCCAAAGGCGATTCAACAACTCAGTGATGGATTAGATTCAGGTCTTGCACATCAAACACTTTTAGGGGTAACTGGTTCCGGTAAAACATTTACGCTGGCTAATGTGATAGCTCAAGCGCAAAGACCAACTATTTTACTTGCTCCGAATAAAACCTTAGCGGCTCAATTGTATGGAGAGATGAAAGCATTCTTTCCACATAATGCCGTCGAATATTTTGTGTCTTATTACGATTATTATCAACCTGAAGCTTACGTGCCCACCACAGATACCTTTATTGAAAAAGATTCTTCCGTTAATGCCCATATAGAACAAATGCGACTGTCTGCAACCAAATCTCTTATTGAAAGAAAAGATGCCATTATTGTGGCCTCGGTTTCTGCTATCTATGGTTTGGGCGACCCTGATTCTTATCTTAAAATGATGCTGCATATTCGCCGTGGCGATATTCTTGTACAGCGCGACATCATTCGGCGCTTAGCGGAACTTCAATATAGCCGTAATGATATGGTGTTTGAACGGGGTAACTTTCGTGTACGTGGTGAAGTCATTGATGTCTTTCCTGCTGATTCTGAACATGATGCCATTCGGCTTGAAATGTTTGATGAAGAAGTTGAATGTATTAGCATTTTTGACCCGTTAACAGGGGCAATTAAGCAGAGAGATATTGCCCGGGCAACCATTTATCCTAAAACTCACTATGTCACGCCAAGAGAAAAAATCTTAGAGGCCATTGAGGAAATAAAAATTGAGTTAGTTGATCGCCAAAAACATTTAAGAGATAACAATAAACTGCTTGAAGATCAACGTATTACTCAGAGAACTCAATTTGATATTGAAATGATGAACGAAATTGGTTTCTGCTCTGGCATCGAAAACTACTCACGTTATCTTAGTGGTCGAAAAGAAGGCGAGCCACCTCCTACGTTATTTGATTACTTACCAAGAGATGGTTTACTGATCATTGATGAATCTCACGTGACTGTCCCGCAAATTGGTGCGATGTATAAAGGCGACCGTTCACGTAAAGAAACCTTGGTTGAATTTGGGTTTCGTTTACCTTCGGCATTGGATAATCGACCATTACGCTTTGAAGAATTTGAAGCGCTTGCGCCTCAAACTATCTATGTGTCCGCGACGCCAAGTGTTTATGAGCTTGAAAAATCGGGTGGGGATGTTGCAGAGCAGGTTGTTCGACCGACTGGCTTGCTTGATCCTGAGATCGAGGTTCGGCCTGTTGCGACTCAAGTTGATGATTTACTTTCTGAAATCCATAAGCGTGTGGCGGTAAACGAGCGTGTTCTTGTTACGACATTGACTAAGCGGATGGCTGAGGATTTAACAGAATATTTAACCGAACATGATGTAAAAGTACGTTACCTGCATTCTGATATTGATACGGTTGAACGTGTGGAAATTATTCGAGATCTCCGGTTAGGCGAATTTGATGTTCTCGTGGGTATAAACTTGTTGCGTGAAGGTTTGGATATGCCAGAAGTGTCTTTAGTGGCTATTTTAGACGCCGATAAAGAAGGTTTTTTACGTTCAGAACGCTCTCTTATTCAAACGATTGGGCGAGCGGCTCGAAACTTGAAAGGCAAAGCCATTTTATATGGAGATTCGATTACTAAATCAATGAAAAAAGCGATTGATGAAACCGAACGCCGCCGAGCGAAGCAACATGCCTATAATGAATCCTTAGGTACGACACCTCAAGCTTTAAAGAAAAGCATTCAAGATATTATGGAATTGGGGCATGTGGGGACTCGCAAAGGCAAGAAAGCAAGCAATGTTATTTCTTTATCGAAAGTGGCAGAGCAAGCTGCAAATTATCAAGCGTTATCACCCCAAGAGTTAGACAAACAGATTGCTAAACTTGAAAATGAAATGTATCAACATGCGCAAAATTTAGAATTTGAGCAAGCGGCGAAGAAGCGAGATGACATAGAACAACTGAGGGAGCAATTTATAGTTAATAGTTAG